The following proteins are co-located in the Leptolyngbya sp. 'hensonii' genome:
- the grxC gene encoding glutaredoxin 3, translated as MTPQVEIYTWRSCPFCVRAKALLNQKGIAYTEYSIDGDEQARSKMAKRANGQRSVPQIFINNQHVGGCDDIYALNVQGKLDILLQAEA; from the coding sequence ATGACTCCCCAAGTCGAAATCTATACCTGGCGTTCCTGTCCCTTTTGTGTGCGGGCAAAGGCCCTGCTCAATCAGAAGGGCATTGCCTACACTGAGTATTCTATTGATGGAGACGAGCAGGCCCGGTCTAAAATGGCCAAACGGGCCAATGGACAACGATCGGTGCCTCAAATTTTCATTAACAATCAGCATGTGGGGGGCTGCGATGATATCTATGCTCTGAACGTCCAAGGCAAGCTGGATATTCTGTTGCAGGCTGAGGCATAA